The following coding sequences are from one Dehalococcoidia bacterium window:
- a CDS encoding zinc-ribbon domain containing protein, which yields MSPVDRTLVCRDCGREFVFTAGEQEFYASKGLTNDPVRCPSCRSARKSSQTHNSFDAPEDNGYVRYGTFASYGGRTPRQMHPASCAECGQMTEVPFVPRGDRPVYCSNCYNKIRAARQ from the coding sequence TTGAGTCCAGTCGATCGAACGCTGGTGTGCCGGGATTGCGGACGTGAGTTCGTCTTCACGGCGGGAGAGCAGGAATTCTATGCCAGCAAAGGGTTAACGAACGACCCCGTGCGCTGCCCCTCGTGCCGCTCGGCGCGTAAATCCTCGCAAACGCACAACAGTTTCGATGCCCCGGAGGATAACGGGTACGTTCGCTACGGCACCTTCGCCAGCTACGGCGGCCGCACGCCGCGCCAGATGCACCCCGCTTCGTGTGCCGAGTGCGGCCAGATGACCGAAGTGCCCTTCGTGCCCCGCGGCGACCGGCCGGTCTATTGCAGCAACTGCTATAACAAGATCCGCGCCGCCCGGCAGTAG
- a CDS encoding aldo/keto reductase, translated as MDVRRLGRSGLKVSALCLGTMTFGNQADEEPSFAIMDKAYEAGIFFFDSADVYPVVPRSETWGRSEQIVGNWLRNRGLRERVVLATKARGTVGPGPNDAGLSRKHLLDAIDASLRRLQTEYVDLYQVHAFDPETPLDETLRALDEIVRSGRARYLGCSNFAAWQLARALWISDKQNLARFDSVQPRYNLLDRRIEDELLPLCRDQGVGVIPYSPIAGGLLTGKYGAGREPDANARYILFGRQAQITPQALAAIDGLTALAREHDATLAQFAVAWVAAQPGVTAPIIGATRPEQLDETLGAVKLKLDEETLHRATAIARAAGA; from the coding sequence ATGGACGTTCGGCGGCTGGGCCGCAGCGGCCTCAAGGTCTCGGCGCTCTGCCTGGGCACCATGACCTTCGGCAACCAGGCAGACGAGGAGCCCTCCTTCGCGATCATGGACAAGGCGTACGAGGCCGGCATCTTCTTCTTCGACTCGGCCGACGTCTATCCGGTGGTGCCACGGTCGGAAACCTGGGGGCGCAGCGAGCAGATCGTCGGCAACTGGCTGCGCAACCGCGGCCTGCGCGAGCGCGTCGTGCTGGCCACGAAGGCCCGCGGCACGGTCGGCCCCGGCCCCAACGACGCCGGCCTCTCGCGCAAGCACCTGCTGGACGCGATCGACGCCTCGCTGCGCCGCCTGCAAACCGAGTACGTGGACCTCTACCAGGTCCACGCCTTCGACCCCGAGACGCCGCTGGACGAGACCCTGCGGGCGCTGGACGAGATCGTGCGCAGCGGCCGGGCGCGCTATCTCGGCTGCTCCAATTTCGCCGCCTGGCAGCTCGCCAGGGCGCTGTGGATCAGCGACAAGCAGAACCTCGCGCGCTTCGATTCGGTGCAGCCGCGCTACAACCTGCTGGACCGGCGCATCGAGGACGAGCTGCTGCCGCTCTGCCGCGACCAGGGCGTGGGCGTGATCCCATACAGCCCGATCGCCGGCGGCCTGCTCACCGGCAAGTACGGCGCCGGCCGCGAGCCGGACGCCAACGCCCGCTACATTCTGTTTGGCCGGCAGGCGCAGATCACGCCGCAGGCATTGGCGGCGATCGACGGCCTCACGGCGCTGGCACGCGAGCACGACGCGACGCTGGCGCAGTTCGCCGTCGCCTGGGTGGCGGCGCAGCCGGGCGTGACGGCGCCGATCATCGGCGCCACGCGGCCGGAGCAGCTCGACGAGACGCTTGGCGCCGTCAAGCTGAAGCTGGACGAGGAGACGCTGCATCGCGCCACCGCGATTGCCCGCGCTGCCGGGGCATGA
- a CDS encoding SDR family NAD(P)-dependent oxidoreductase, with protein sequence MGTLDGKVALVTGAASRRGIGHGIALALAEASADVAVSDIGRRSLVARAEPEEWRGLDSVVEEISGLGRRTAGIVADVSRGEDVRGLARQVEEQLGRIDILVNCAGAPQEPSIGGGWELPAEEWEHVLAVNLSGPFLLCAAVVPRMLARGEGGRIINISSVLGKRPWPRRPAYNASKHGLIGLTRSLALDLAQHQITVNAICPGIIDTDRAQARPDPLQRIDFTGAPLSTEEFVRREIPALRRGTPQDIGALAAFLASPAAAYITGQAINVDGGWYMA encoded by the coding sequence ATGGGCACGCTGGACGGCAAGGTGGCGCTGGTTACGGGCGCGGCGAGCAGGCGCGGCATCGGCCACGGCATCGCGCTGGCGCTGGCGGAGGCGAGCGCCGACGTGGCCGTGAGCGACATCGGCCGGCGCAGCCTCGTGGCACGGGCCGAGCCGGAGGAGTGGCGCGGCCTGGACAGCGTGGTGGAAGAGATTTCTGGACTCGGCCGCCGCACGGCCGGGATCGTGGCCGATGTGAGCCGTGGTGAAGACGTGCGCGGCCTTGCCCGGCAGGTCGAAGAGCAGCTCGGGCGCATCGACATCCTCGTCAACTGCGCCGGCGCGCCGCAGGAGCCGTCGATCGGCGGCGGCTGGGAGCTGCCCGCGGAAGAATGGGAGCACGTGCTCGCCGTGAACCTGAGCGGGCCGTTTCTGCTCTGCGCCGCCGTGGTGCCGCGCATGCTGGCGCGCGGCGAGGGCGGGCGCATCATCAACATCTCCTCCGTGCTGGGCAAACGCCCGTGGCCGCGCCGCCCCGCCTACAACGCCAGCAAGCACGGCCTGATCGGCCTCACCCGCTCGCTGGCGCTGGATCTGGCGCAGCACCAGATCACCGTCAACGCGATCTGCCCCGGCATCATCGACACCGACCGGGCGCAGGCGCGGCCCGACCCGCTGCAGCGCATCGACTTCACCGGCGCACCGCTTTCGACCGAGGAGTTCGTGCGGCGCGAAATCCCGGCGCTGCGCCGCGGCACACCGCAGGACATCGGCGCGCTGGCGGCCTTCCTCGCCTCGCCGGCCGCGGCCTACATCACCGGCCAGGCGATCAATGTAGACGGCGGCTGGTACATGGCCTGA
- a CDS encoding helix-turn-helix domain-containing protein — MKSYGQDCVVANTLDILGDRWTLLIVRDLFLGKTRFAEFQQSLHGIPTNLLGDRLKQLEEHGVVTRRFYSQHPPRAEYVLTEKGRALDPILGAIADWGARFAPAGSVPARRHTTCGHAVRLRWYCAECNELAGRNVEVVHSGGPLPAAS; from the coding sequence ATGAAGAGCTACGGACAGGATTGTGTAGTTGCCAACACGCTCGACATCCTCGGCGACCGCTGGACGCTGCTGATCGTGCGCGACCTCTTCCTCGGCAAGACCCGCTTCGCCGAGTTCCAGCAGTCGCTGCACGGCATTCCCACCAACCTGCTGGGCGATCGGCTGAAGCAGCTCGAAGAGCACGGCGTCGTCACGCGGCGCTTCTACAGCCAGCACCCGCCGCGCGCCGAGTACGTGCTGACGGAGAAGGGCCGGGCGCTCGACCCGATCCTGGGCGCGATCGCCGACTGGGGCGCGCGCTTCGCGCCGGCCGGCTCCGTGCCCGCGCGCCGGCACACCACGTGCGGCCACGCGGTGCGGCTGCGCTGGTACTGCGCCGAGTGCAACGAGCTGGCCGGGCGCAACGTCGAGGTGGTGCATAGCGGCGGGCCGTTGCCAGCCGCGTCATAG